In the genome of Paenibacillus antri, one region contains:
- a CDS encoding FMN-binding protein, with the protein MKLRSWAIFTAITLLAGALTACGGGNAADPAEDAVQGSGGAAVEQPVEEPAPAEPAVEEAKYADGVYYAEAAEFAEKSGWKEIVGLKVEGGKIVSVTWNGLHRDGGLDKKTSSEEGLYGLVAKGGAIAEWHEQAAKAEQFLIETQDPAAIAVKDDGTTDAVSGVTVGVDEFVTLVTEALEAGPVEAGPYKDGSYHTEQAEFDANSGWKYMVHVTVLNGKIIAVNWNGVHKDGGDDKKTQSKNGVYAMVEKAGAQAEWHEQALKMEQYLLETQDPAKINLTDEEGHTDAVSGVSIKVGEFQRLVAEALEQAK; encoded by the coding sequence ATGAAACTCAGAAGTTGGGCCATCTTTACCGCTATTACGTTGCTCGCCGGCGCGCTAACAGCCTGCGGAGGAGGCAATGCGGCAGATCCGGCCGAAGACGCTGTACAAGGCAGCGGAGGAGCCGCCGTCGAACAGCCGGTCGAGGAGCCCGCTCCTGCGGAGCCGGCCGTGGAGGAAGCCAAATACGCCGACGGCGTCTACTACGCCGAAGCGGCGGAATTCGCAGAGAAATCCGGGTGGAAGGAAATCGTCGGACTCAAAGTCGAAGGCGGCAAGATCGTAAGCGTCACCTGGAACGGCTTGCATCGGGACGGCGGTCTCGATAAGAAAACCTCCTCGGAAGAAGGACTATACGGGTTGGTCGCCAAAGGCGGCGCCATCGCCGAGTGGCATGAACAAGCGGCCAAAGCCGAGCAGTTCTTGATCGAGACGCAAGACCCGGCGGCGATCGCGGTGAAAGACGACGGCACGACGGATGCCGTATCCGGCGTCACGGTCGGCGTCGACGAATTCGTAACGCTCGTTACCGAAGCGCTCGAAGCCGGACCGGTCGAAGCAGGTCCTTACAAAGACGGCTCCTACCACACGGAACAAGCCGAATTCGACGCCAATTCCGGCTGGAAGTACATGGTTCACGTCACGGTCCTGAACGGGAAGATCATCGCGGTCAATTGGAACGGCGTTCATAAAGACGGCGGCGACGACAAGAAAACCCAGTCGAAGAACGGCGTATACGCGATGGTCGAGAAAGCCGGCGCTCAGGCCGAGTGGCACGAGCAAGCATTGAAGATGGAGCAATATCTGCTCGAAACGCAAGACCCCGCGAAGATTAACCTAACGGACGAAGAAGGCCATACGGACGCGGTTTCGGGCGTGTCGATCAAAGTCGGCGAGTTCCAGCGACTCGTCGCCGAGGCGCTCGAGCAAGCGAAATAA
- a CDS encoding DoxX family protein, whose protein sequence is MFNTFLRTNRYAAAALFFLRFYLGYQWFTHGLEKLNAPEPFNAAGFLAGAVGKATGDHPAVQGWWADFLTAFAIPNADVFSFLVLWGEILAGLGLMLGCFTTVAALGALAMNFAFLLSGTTSTNPQMAIMGFFVLVAGANAGRYGADRWVLPYLKAAVGSLFGRKPKNDGRGETPTRGAFVG, encoded by the coding sequence ATGTTCAACACGTTCCTCAGAACAAACCGCTACGCAGCCGCAGCGCTCTTCTTCCTTAGATTCTACCTCGGCTATCAATGGTTCACGCACGGTCTCGAGAAGCTGAACGCGCCCGAGCCGTTCAACGCGGCCGGCTTCCTCGCCGGCGCCGTCGGCAAAGCGACCGGCGACCACCCGGCCGTCCAAGGCTGGTGGGCGGACTTCTTGACCGCCTTCGCCATCCCGAACGCCGACGTCTTCTCGTTCCTCGTCCTCTGGGGCGAAATTCTCGCCGGTCTCGGTCTCATGCTCGGCTGCTTCACCACCGTCGCCGCTCTCGGCGCGCTGGCCATGAACTTCGCGTTCCTGCTCTCGGGCACGACGTCGACCAACCCGCAAATGGCGATCATGGGTTTCTTCGTCCTCGTCGCCGGCGCCAACGCAGGCCGCTACGGCGCGGACCGTTGGGTGCTCCCGTACCTCAAGGCCGCCGTCGGCAGCCTGTTCGGCCGCAAGCCGAAGAACGACGGCCGCGGCGAGACGCCTACCCGCGGCGCCTTCGTCGGCTAA
- a CDS encoding H-type small acid-soluble spore protein, whose product MDVNRAQEIVDSPKEFVVQLNNKEVWIDSVDSTTKTATVHERSGDYQASKTVRVDQLKELGEADNRM is encoded by the coding sequence ATGGACGTAAACCGCGCTCAAGAAATCGTCGACAGCCCGAAGGAATTCGTCGTGCAGCTGAACAATAAGGAAGTCTGGATCGACAGCGTCGATTCGACGACGAAGACGGCGACCGTGCATGAGCGGAGCGGGGACTATCAGGCATCGAAGACGGTCCGCGTAGATCAACTGAAAGAGTTGGGAGAAGCGGACAACCGCATGTAG
- a CDS encoding GNAT family N-acetyltransferase: MATTNFRLRPPTMDDAQAVCDLVAACDTEDLGAPDIVLDDVLDMWSRFDLDRNVWVVEDDAASLIGYVFLEEDSEEKLFSCGCVLPSARGRGVGSALVEALEARAAALRSESGVAKRLQSMIPTLCEDAVRLMESRGFSPVRYFKRMSVRLDEAPPETPPLEGFSIETFTVDRDERAVYDAYVESFADHWDFASPPFEKWVEKTRLPSFDARWWWIARNREGEIAGFALGRMREDLLFIEQVGVRRPYRGRGLALALLRRAFEASYRAGQPLVSLGVDAANPSGAYRLYEKAGMTPDHEITIYEKRFEA, translated from the coding sequence ATGGCAACAACGAACTTCCGACTCCGCCCCCCGACGATGGACGACGCGCAAGCCGTCTGCGATCTCGTCGCGGCTTGCGACACCGAAGATTTGGGCGCACCCGACATCGTGCTGGACGACGTATTGGACATGTGGTCCCGCTTCGATCTCGACCGCAACGTCTGGGTCGTCGAAGACGACGCCGCCTCATTGATCGGGTACGTTTTCTTGGAAGAAGACAGCGAAGAGAAGCTGTTCAGCTGCGGCTGCGTGCTGCCGTCGGCTCGAGGCCGGGGCGTCGGCTCCGCCCTCGTCGAAGCGCTCGAAGCGCGCGCGGCGGCGCTCCGGAGCGAGTCCGGCGTCGCGAAGCGGCTCCAGAGCATGATTCCGACGCTTTGCGAAGACGCCGTTCGCCTGATGGAGTCCCGCGGATTCTCTCCCGTGCGATACTTCAAGCGCATGAGCGTCCGCTTGGACGAAGCGCCGCCGGAGACGCCGCCCCTCGAAGGCTTCTCGATCGAGACGTTCACCGTCGATCGCGACGAACGAGCCGTGTACGACGCTTACGTTGAATCGTTCGCGGATCATTGGGACTTCGCCTCGCCCCCGTTCGAGAAGTGGGTCGAGAAGACGCGGCTCCCCTCCTTCGATGCCCGATGGTGGTGGATCGCCCGCAACCGGGAAGGCGAGATCGCCGGCTTCGCGCTCGGCCGCATGCGCGAGGACCTGCTGTTCATCGAGCAGGTCGGCGTGCGCCGGCCGTACCGCGGCCGCGGCCTCGCCCTCGCGCTGCTGCGCCGCGCGTTCGAAGCGTCGTACCGGGCCGGCCAGCCGCTCGTGTCGCTCGGCGTCGACGCCGCGAACCCTTCAGGAGCGTACCGCCTGTACGAGAAGGCCGGCATGACGCCCGACCACGAAATCACCATCTACGAGAAGCGTTTCGAAGCGTAA
- the thiL gene encoding thiamine-phosphate kinase — MDEFALIRRLTGGRTGKEGAVGRSVVVGIGDDAAVVEPTPGRQMVLTCDSMVEIVDFLPWTMDDASIGWKAMAQNVSDLAAMGAEPRYALCALAAPKGFPAERLEALYAGLYACADAYGVAIVGGDMSTSPERVSVTVTAIGEVEAGRALLRSGARPGDVVFVTGPLGLSAAGLDWLLRREAGGGEPWAPLIAAHRRPRPRPAAGRALLGLATSLNDVSDGLAGEAREIAEASGVRLVLDGAAIPVDAALAAYAAFAGRDALEFILGGGEDYELVGTAPAAKADELLAALRAAGASPALVGVVAAGEPGVDLARPDGTTEPLERRGYTHFE; from the coding sequence GTGGACGAGTTTGCGTTGATCCGGCGGTTGACGGGCGGCCGAACGGGGAAGGAAGGCGCCGTCGGCCGGAGCGTCGTCGTAGGGATCGGGGACGACGCCGCGGTGGTGGAGCCGACGCCGGGCCGGCAGATGGTGCTGACCTGCGATTCGATGGTGGAAATCGTCGATTTCCTGCCGTGGACGATGGACGACGCGTCGATCGGCTGGAAGGCGATGGCGCAGAACGTCAGCGATCTGGCGGCGATGGGCGCCGAGCCGCGATACGCTCTATGCGCGCTGGCCGCGCCGAAGGGGTTTCCGGCGGAGCGTCTCGAGGCGCTGTACGCGGGGTTGTACGCCTGTGCGGACGCATACGGCGTCGCGATCGTCGGCGGCGACATGTCGACGTCGCCGGAGCGGGTCAGCGTCACGGTGACGGCGATCGGCGAGGTCGAGGCGGGCCGAGCGCTGCTGCGCTCGGGCGCGCGCCCCGGCGACGTCGTCTTCGTGACGGGGCCGCTCGGCCTGTCCGCGGCAGGCCTCGATTGGCTGCTGCGCCGCGAGGCGGGCGGCGGCGAGCCGTGGGCGCCGCTCATTGCGGCGCATCGGCGGCCGCGGCCGAGGCCGGCCGCGGGACGCGCGCTGCTCGGGCTCGCGACGTCGCTCAACGACGTGAGCGACGGGCTCGCCGGCGAAGCGCGGGAAATCGCCGAGGCGTCCGGCGTGCGCCTCGTCTTGGACGGCGCGGCGATCCCGGTCGACGCCGCGCTCGCCGCGTACGCCGCCTTCGCGGGGCGCGACGCGCTCGAGTTCATCCTCGGCGGCGGCGAGGATTACGAGCTCGTCGGCACGGCGCCGGCGGCGAAGGCGGACGAGCTGCTCGCCGCGCTGCGGGCGGCCGGCGCGTCGCCGGCGCTCGTCGGCGTCGTCGCCGCCGGCGAGCCGGGCGTCGATCTGGCGCGGCCGGACGGGACGACGGAGCCGCTCGAGCGCCGGGGGTATACGCACTTCGAGTGA
- the tsaE gene encoding tRNA (adenosine(37)-N6)-threonylcarbamoyltransferase complex ATPase subunit type 1 TsaE, which produces MKGLPRLTEYRFEARDEADTERLASQLAARLGPGAVLALDGDLGAGKTRFSQALARALGVRGTVNSPTFTIIKEYEGRDMPFYHMDVYRISQEEADELGLEEYFFGAGVCAVEWASLIADLLPAERLELYIGVAGASERVFAVRPHGEPYASFCAAMADEGVLARE; this is translated from the coding sequence ATGAAGGGGTTGCCGAGGTTGACGGAATATCGATTCGAGGCGCGGGACGAGGCGGATACGGAACGATTGGCGTCCCAGCTCGCCGCGCGTCTCGGACCGGGCGCGGTGCTGGCGCTGGACGGCGATTTGGGAGCGGGGAAGACGCGGTTCTCGCAGGCGCTCGCCCGTGCGCTCGGCGTGCGGGGGACGGTCAATTCGCCGACGTTTACGATTATCAAAGAGTACGAGGGGCGGGACATGCCCTTCTATCATATGGACGTCTATCGGATTTCGCAGGAGGAAGCCGACGAGCTCGGGCTGGAGGAGTATTTTTTCGGCGCCGGGGTGTGCGCGGTGGAGTGGGCGAGCTTGATCGCCGACTTGCTGCCGGCGGAGCGGCTGGAGCTGTATATCGGCGTGGCGGGCGCGTCGGAGCGCGTCTTCGCGGTCCGTCCGCACGGCGAGCCGTACGCGTCGTTCTGCGCGGCGATGGCGGACGAGGGGGTGCTGGCGCGTGAGTGA
- the tsaB gene encoding tRNA (adenosine(37)-N6)-threonylcarbamoyltransferase complex dimerization subunit type 1 TsaB: MSDTGNETGAAGAGIPEGPLLSIDTSTASMTMALTDGETVLAERTTNAERNHSVKLLPEIDELVRSAGLRPRDVRAVAVGCGPGSYTGVRIGVTMAKTFAWALGLPVYAVSSLEALAFGGWRDACAGTNAVRAPAWIVPALDARRGQAYTALFSADADGPAAGAWRRVGADAVTMFREQAEAWLRAADRPGTVVFVGEVDGGFADMLDAAAAGANAVVLRRPWSMSALDVAAIARQRGETIRVRDPHDALPNYAQLAEAEAKLVAASAAEAREKARERN, from the coding sequence GTGAGTGACACAGGGAACGAGACGGGCGCGGCGGGCGCCGGCATTCCGGAAGGGCCGCTGCTCTCGATCGACACGTCGACGGCGTCGATGACGATGGCGCTGACGGACGGCGAGACGGTGCTGGCCGAACGGACGACGAACGCCGAACGAAACCATTCGGTGAAGCTGCTGCCGGAGATCGACGAGCTCGTGCGATCGGCGGGGCTTCGGCCGCGCGACGTGCGGGCGGTGGCGGTCGGCTGCGGACCGGGGTCGTATACGGGCGTGCGGATCGGCGTCACGATGGCGAAGACGTTCGCCTGGGCGCTCGGGCTGCCCGTGTACGCGGTGTCGTCGCTGGAGGCGCTGGCCTTCGGCGGCTGGCGGGACGCTTGCGCCGGCACGAACGCGGTGCGCGCGCCGGCTTGGATCGTGCCGGCGCTGGACGCGCGGCGCGGGCAGGCGTACACGGCGCTGTTCTCCGCTGACGCGGACGGCCCTGCCGCCGGCGCTTGGCGCCGGGTCGGCGCGGATGCGGTAACGATGTTCCGCGAGCAGGCGGAGGCGTGGCTGCGCGCGGCGGATCGGCCGGGAACGGTCGTGTTCGTCGGCGAGGTCGACGGCGGCTTCGCCGACATGCTGGACGCCGCCGCGGCCGGCGCGAACGCGGTCGTGCTGCGCCGGCCGTGGTCGATGTCCGCGCTGGACGTCGCGGCCATCGCGCGGCAGCGCGGGGAGACGATCCGCGTGCGGGACCCGCACGACGCGCTTCCGAACTACGCCCAGCTGGCGGAGGCGGAGGCGAAGCTCGTCGCAGCCAGCGCCGCGGAGGCGCGGGAGAAGGCGCGGGAGCGGAACTGA
- the rimI gene encoding ribosomal protein S18-alanine N-acetyltransferase: protein MSAATAPEVIFRMMRYEDIPEVSAIEVESFATPWSEQAFISELTQNQFAQYIVMEYEGRLIGYGGMWIIIDEAHVTNIAVTGDFRGRRLGERLLAELGSRAVRLGAQRMTLEVRPSNAVARRMYEKFGFEAVGLRPGYYSDNGEDAIIMWVELPFGSARSEGGRA from the coding sequence ATGAGTGCGGCGACGGCGCCGGAAGTGATTTTCCGCATGATGCGGTACGAGGATATCCCGGAGGTCAGCGCGATCGAGGTCGAATCGTTCGCGACGCCTTGGTCGGAGCAAGCGTTCATCAGCGAGCTGACGCAAAATCAGTTCGCTCAATATATCGTCATGGAATACGAGGGCCGGCTGATCGGCTACGGCGGCATGTGGATCATTATCGACGAGGCGCATGTGACGAATATCGCCGTGACGGGCGATTTCCGCGGCCGGCGGCTCGGCGAGCGGCTGCTGGCGGAGCTCGGCTCCCGCGCGGTCCGGCTCGGGGCGCAGCGGATGACGCTCGAGGTGCGCCCCAGCAACGCGGTGGCTCGGCGCATGTACGAGAAGTTCGGCTTCGAGGCGGTCGGCCTGCGGCCCGGTTATTACTCGGATAACGGCGAGGACGCCATTATTATGTGGGTGGAGCTGCCGTTCGGATCCGCGCGGAGCGAAGGGGGGCGGGCATGA
- the tsaD gene encoding tRNA (adenosine(37)-N6)-threonylcarbamoyltransferase complex transferase subunit TsaD, producing MMKRELLLAVETSCDETSAAVVENGVTILSNVVSSQIETHKKFGGVVPEIASRKHVESMTRILEEAVREAGVELRELSAIAVTQGPGLVGSLLVGVIAAKSLAYALEIPLIGVHHIAGHIYANALVQELTYPLMALVASGGHTELVHVASEGEFRIIGRTRDDAVGEAYDKVARAMGLPYPGGPHVDKLASQADEEIVLPRAWLEDDSYDFSFSGLKSAVLAQVNQAKMKGDVVNRAGLALGFQRSTVDVLVTKAMRAVREFGSRQLLLCGGVAANRGLREALGEACAAAGVPLVVPPMSLCTDNAAMIAAAGHLKWKRGEFAGLGLKAEPLFSLEDWGAGTV from the coding sequence ATGATGAAAAGGGAGCTCCTTCTCGCGGTCGAGACGAGCTGCGACGAAACGTCGGCGGCCGTCGTCGAGAACGGCGTAACGATTCTATCCAACGTCGTCTCCAGCCAAATCGAAACGCACAAGAAATTCGGCGGCGTCGTGCCCGAGATCGCTTCGAGAAAGCACGTGGAATCGATGACGCGCATTCTCGAGGAGGCGGTCCGCGAGGCGGGGGTCGAGCTGCGGGAGTTGTCGGCGATCGCCGTCACGCAAGGGCCGGGCCTCGTCGGCTCGCTGCTCGTCGGCGTCATCGCCGCGAAGTCGCTCGCGTACGCGCTGGAAATTCCGCTTATCGGCGTGCATCATATCGCGGGCCATATATACGCGAACGCGCTCGTGCAGGAGCTGACGTATCCGCTGATGGCGCTCGTCGCTTCGGGCGGCCATACGGAGCTTGTGCACGTGGCGTCCGAGGGCGAATTCCGCATCATCGGCCGCACGCGGGACGACGCGGTCGGCGAAGCGTACGACAAGGTCGCGCGCGCGATGGGGCTGCCGTACCCGGGCGGTCCGCACGTGGATAAGCTGGCGTCGCAGGCGGACGAGGAAATCGTCCTGCCCCGCGCCTGGCTCGAGGACGATTCGTACGACTTCAGCTTCAGCGGCCTCAAGTCGGCGGTGCTGGCGCAGGTCAACCAGGCGAAAATGAAAGGCGACGTCGTCAACCGCGCCGGCCTTGCGTTAGGCTTCCAGCGCTCGACGGTCGACGTGCTCGTGACGAAGGCGATGCGCGCGGTGCGCGAGTTCGGCTCGCGTCAGCTGTTGCTGTGCGGCGGCGTGGCGGCGAACCGCGGGCTGCGCGAAGCGCTCGGCGAGGCGTGCGCGGCTGCCGGCGTGCCGCTCGTCGTGCCGCCGATGTCGCTGTGCACCGACAACGCGGCGATGATCGCGGCGGCCGGCCACTTGAAGTGGAAGCGCGGGGAGTTCGCCGGGCTGGGGCTGAAGGCGGAGCCGCTGTTTTCGTTGGAAGATTGGGGCGCAGGGACGGTGTAG
- a CDS encoding RcpC/CpaB family pilus assembly protein → MRRWLVTGLGVLLMAASVYGFARYAEQAELDARTVEAIMPTRLIASGETVDAAMVRRVRIAEAALAADALRDEADIVGRSAVAPIGPNETFASWKLADRQLTPGAGERYVSFPTDDVTNVGNMLRRGDVVDVWVEFDAPVALGGAPRGALKVIEGLRVASVRSAEGAEVADAAAYDAPFQSAARQRDRVRASANGKPGMNTFIMDAEIYEAYALASLVGSIKLALPEPSLQEAEEARVTDDFATYAGALVEEEATLP, encoded by the coding sequence GTGAGGAGATGGTTGGTGACGGGGCTCGGCGTTCTGCTGATGGCGGCGTCGGTGTACGGCTTCGCTCGTTACGCCGAACAAGCGGAGCTGGACGCGCGGACGGTGGAGGCGATCATGCCGACGCGGCTCATCGCGAGCGGGGAGACGGTGGACGCCGCGATGGTGCGGCGGGTGCGGATCGCGGAAGCCGCGCTCGCGGCCGACGCGCTGCGGGACGAAGCCGACATCGTCGGAAGATCGGCGGTCGCGCCGATCGGCCCGAACGAGACGTTCGCGTCGTGGAAGCTGGCGGACCGGCAGCTGACGCCGGGGGCCGGGGAGCGGTACGTCAGCTTCCCGACCGACGACGTGACGAACGTGGGGAATATGCTGCGGCGCGGGGACGTCGTCGACGTCTGGGTCGAGTTCGACGCTCCGGTGGCGCTCGGCGGCGCTCCGCGAGGAGCGCTGAAGGTGATCGAGGGGCTCCGCGTCGCCAGCGTCCGGTCGGCGGAAGGGGCGGAAGTCGCGGACGCCGCCGCGTATGACGCCCCGTTCCAGTCCGCGGCCCGCCAGAGAGATCGAGTCCGGGCAAGCGCCAACGGGAAGCCCGGAATGAACACATTCATTATGGACGCAGAGATCTACGAAGCGTATGCGCTCGCCTCGCTCGTCGGCTCGATTAAGCTGGCGCTGCCGGAGCCATCGCTGCAGGAAGCGGAAGAAGCGCGCGTGACGGACGATTTCGCGACGTACGCGGGAGCGTTGGTCGAAGAGGAGGCGACGTTGCCATGA